A window of Eubacteriaceae bacterium ES3 contains these coding sequences:
- a CDS encoding DUF1638 domain-containing protein: MKRLLIACETLKDEVELAIKNTGQEVEVVWMSNLLHDSPERLSSALQEEIDAVEEDYDQLLFAYGNCGNGLLGLKSEKAQLIIPKIDDCIGMCLSNKTDLARIRTKTYFLTAGWLRSEKSLSAEHAHHLEKYGEERTKMIYEMLYKNYQDLMLIDTGAYDIEEWLEETKKIGENLGLNIVIEKGTVTPLERLVSGDWDEEFLIIESGRVTVQSDFMDF; this comes from the coding sequence ATGAAACGATTGCTGATTGCCTGTGAAACGCTGAAAGATGAAGTTGAACTGGCAATAAAAAATACCGGCCAGGAAGTTGAAGTCGTATGGATGTCTAACTTGCTTCACGATTCGCCAGAACGTTTGAGTTCAGCGCTGCAGGAAGAAATTGATGCAGTTGAAGAAGATTATGATCAGCTGCTATTTGCTTATGGAAATTGCGGGAACGGTCTACTGGGATTAAAAAGTGAAAAAGCTCAGTTGATTATTCCAAAGATTGACGATTGCATTGGTATGTGTCTAAGTAATAAAACAGATTTGGCCCGGATCAGAACAAAAACATATTTTCTGACCGCTGGCTGGTTACGCAGCGAAAAATCATTGAGTGCGGAACACGCCCATCATCTTGAAAAATATGGGGAAGAACGGACTAAAATGATTTATGAAATGCTCTATAAAAATTATCAGGATTTAATGCTCATTGATACGGGCGCTTATGATATAGAGGAATGGCTGGAGGAGACAAAAAAAATCGGCGAGAACTTAGGTCTTAACATTGTCATTGAGAAAGGAACGGTTACGCCGTTGGAAAGATTGGTATCTGGTGATTGGGACGAAGAATTTTTAATCATCGAATCGGGACGTGTAACGGTTCAATCAGATTTTATGGATTTTTAA
- a CDS encoding hemolysin III family protein translates to MMKSLREPVNAMTHFTGLILSVIGIVFMLIMVTIRQDVNLLTIISILSFGAGLCALYLASFRYHAKIAGKEEIVKLKKMDHAMIFVLIAGTYTPFCLLALSGMRGIILMIAVWSVALIGIVLKVKWVFMPRWLGTAFYIFLGWFAIFVIKPLHQALPPNGFFLLVAGGVMYTVGGVIYALKKPNFAKTFGFHELFHIFVILGSFCHFLCVLLYLL, encoded by the coding sequence GTGATGAAGTCTTTAAGAGAACCAGTAAACGCAATGACACATTTCACGGGACTGATTTTATCAGTGATAGGAATTGTTTTTATGCTAATAATGGTTACAATCCGACAGGATGTAAATTTGTTGACCATTATTTCGATTCTATCTTTTGGTGCGGGACTGTGCGCCCTTTATCTGGCGAGTTTTCGTTACCATGCTAAAATTGCCGGAAAAGAAGAAATTGTTAAGCTGAAAAAAATGGATCACGCGATGATCTTTGTATTAATCGCCGGAACTTATACGCCATTTTGTTTGCTTGCTTTATCTGGAATGCGGGGAATTATTCTCATGATCGCGGTCTGGTCAGTGGCACTGATTGGGATTGTCTTGAAAGTTAAATGGGTCTTTATGCCCCGATGGCTGGGAACTGCCTTTTACATTTTTTTGGGATGGTTTGCTATTTTTGTTATTAAACCGCTTCATCAGGCATTGCCGCCAAACGGTTTCTTTTTGTTGGTAGCGGGCGGAGTAATGTATACGGTTGGCGGGGTGATTTATGCCCTTAAAAAGCCGAATTTTGCAAAAACTTTCGGCTTTCATGAATTGTTTCATATTTTTGTGATCCTGGGTTCATTCTGTCATTTTCTTTGCGTTCTTCTTTATTTGCTTTAA